A window from Primulina huaijiensis isolate GDHJ02 chromosome 11, ASM1229523v2, whole genome shotgun sequence encodes these proteins:
- the LOC140987315 gene encoding protein RADIALIS-like 3, producing the protein MASRSMSSWTPQENKLFEKALARFDKDTPDRWQNVARAVGGGKSADEVKRHFEILMEDVRRIESGRIPIPNYRNC; encoded by the coding sequence ATGGCTTCAAGGTCAATGAGTTCATGGACACCCCAAGAAAACAAGCTCTTCGAGAAGGCATTAGCCCGATTCGATAAGGACACCCCCGACCGTTGGCAGAATGTGGCTCGGGCAGTTGGTGGCGGGAAATCGGCCGACGAAGTGAAGAGGCATTTCGAGATTCTGATGGAGGATGTCCGCCGGATCGAATCTGGTCGTATTCCCATTCCTAATTACAGAAACTGCTAG
- the LOC140987314 gene encoding uncharacterized protein, whose amino-acid sequence MATLNNFGDSLSIQPSDTPGINIINEQLTGVENYGVWSRAMLIALRAKNKLAFIDGTCQRPAAGSLTLNQWERCNALVLSWIMNTVSKEIFGGIVYSTDASTVWKDLKEQFDKVNGSRIFAIHREIGGLRQGNLSISTYYCKLKQLWDEYASFVTLPSCTCDTARKYIDHDHQQKLLQFLLGLNDSYVHIRSQILMMDPLPTVGQAFSVVSQEESTRSLLAIEPPPSVFYSSRNKVDERKDVITCEYCHLPGHSKGNCYKLVGYPPGHRLYKPQQFRGPKKLSKDNFKPRRTSHDVNMATEVQAETFNPEVINNTLAISNTPIFTPAQYAEILKLLGGSTGHSPTEPMANMAGPQPWEDHGDW is encoded by the exons ATGGCAACTCTCAACAATTTCGGCGATTCTCTGTCGATTCAACCTTCGGATACTCCAGGAATAAACATCATCAATGAGCAGTTGACTGGTGTTGAGAATTATGGGGTGTGGAGTCGTGCGATGTTGATTGCATTGCGTGCGAAGAATAAATTGGCATTTATTGATGGAACTTGCCAACGTCCAGCTGCTGGAAGCCTTACGTTAAATCAGTGGGAACGATGCAACGCATTGGTGTTATCGTGGATCATGAATACGGTTTCTAAAGAGATATTTGGGGGAATCGTATACTCAACTGATGCATCAACCGTTTGGAAGGATTTGAAGGAACAATTTGATAAAGTGAATGGATCTCGAATATTTGCCATTCACAGGGAGATCGGAGGATTGCGACAGGGTAATCTCTCTATTTCTACGTATTATTGTAAACTCAAACAACTCTGGGATGAATATGCATCATTCGTTACTCTTCCCTCTTGTACATGTGATACTGCCCGCAAATATATTGATCATGATCATCAACAAAAGTTGCTCCAGTTTCTGCTTGGATTAAATGATAGTTACGTTCACATTCGAAGTCAGATTTTGATGATGGATCCGCTGCCGACCGTGGGACAAGCTTTCTCTGTTGTATCTCAAGAAGAGTCAACTCGATCATTGTTGGCCATTGAACCTCCGCCGTCAGTTTTTTATTCGTCTCGAAACAAAGTAGATGAACGTAAAGACGTGATTACATGTGaatattgtcatttgcctggTCATTCTAAAGGAAATTGCTACAAGCTTGTTGGTTATCCACCGGGCCATCGATTGTATAAACCTCAACAGTTTCGAGGACCTAAGAAATTATCCAAGgataattttaaaccaaggcggACTTCTCATGATGTAAACATGGCTACTGAGGTACAAGCAGAGACGTTTAATCCAGAAGTAATCAACAACACTCTCGCTATCAGCAACACTCCAATTTTTACACCTGCTCAATATGCTGAAATACTGAAGTTGTTGGGCGGGTCTACTGGACACTCTCCTACTGAACCGATGGCAAATATGGCAG GACCTCAACCGTGGGAGGATCATGGGGATTGGTAA
- the LOC140987761 gene encoding uncharacterized protein, with protein MASRQEERAEAAAKTEVEEMSEANRGRRETEVKMEEQPRHGGKQEERGPGIIGNXDVNGSGFYPDPQWXAKEAVLGKSQEAAESTRETAAKAGEKGKEMKDSAAQKAEEYEGHTAEKYKEMKDSASEKATKTKDSAAEEGKGTKDAVEGKVGEYKNYMTDKARESKDSAAEKAEETKDSTMQQAGEYRDYTVEKAQQAKDSTMDKAGKTKAQQPTHGGKQEERGPGIIGNLISTVQETVGQAKEAVLGKSQEAAESTRETAVKAEEKGKEIKDSAAQKAEEYEGHTAEKYKEMKDSAAEEGKGTKDAVEGKVGEYKDYMTDKARESKDSAAEKAEETKDSTMQQAGEYRDYAVDKAQQAKDSTMDKAXQKSECNSSSNLSTCPTILDKEEDDHEECV; from the exons ATGGCTTCAAGACAAGAAGAGAGGGCGGAAGCAGCTGCGAAAACAGAGGTGGAGGAGATGAGTGAAGCGAACAGGGGAAGGAGAGAAACGGAAGTTAAAATGGAAGAACAGCCGAGGCATGGTGGGAAGCAAGAAGAGAGGGGCCCCGGGATCATCGGGAACNC ggatgtcaatgggtccgggTTTTACCCAGACCCACAATGGANAGCTAAAGAAGCCGTACTGGGTAAGTCTCAAGAAGCTGCCGAAAGCACCCGTGAGACTGCGGCCAAGGCTGGAGAGAAAGGGAAGGAAATGAAGGACTCTGCCGCCCAGAAGGCTGAGGAGTACGAGGGCCATACGGCCGAGAAATATAAAGAAATGAAGGATTCTGCATCAGAGAAGGCTACAAAGACCAAGGATTCTGCAGCAGAGGAAGGCAAAGGGACGAAAGATGCCGTGGAGGGGAAAGTTGGCGAATATAAAAACTACATGACGGACAAAGCTAGAGAGAGCAAGGATTCTGCAGCTGAAAAAGCCGAGGAGACTAAGGACTCCACTATGCAACAGGCGGGGGAGTACAGAGATTATACTGTGGAAAAAGCGCAACAAGCGAAGGATTCAACAATGGATAAAGCCGGAAAGACTAAAGCGCAACAGCCGACGCATGGTGGGAAGCAAGAAGAGAGGGGCCCCGGGATCATCGGGAACCTGATCAGTACAGTGCAGGAAACAGTAGGGCAGGCTAAGGAAGCCGTACTGGGTAAGTCTCAAGAAGCTGCCGAAAGTACCCGTGAGACTGCGGTCAAGGCTGAAGAGAAAGGGAAGGAAATAAAGGACTCTGCCGCCCAGAAGGCTGAGGAGTACGAGGGCCATACGGCCGAGAAATATAAAGAAATGAAGGATTCTGCAGCAGAGGAGGGCAAAGGGACGAAAGATGCCGTGGAGGGGAAAGTTGGCGAATATAAAGACTACATGACGGATAAAGCTAGAGAGAGCAAGGATTCTGCAGCTGAAAAAGCCGAGGAGACTAAGGACTCCACTATGCAACAGGCGGGGGAGTACAGAGATTATGCTGTGGATAAAGCGCAACAAGCGAAGGATTCAACAATGGATAAAGCCNGCCAAAAATCTGAGT gtaattcttcaagtaatttatcAACTTGTCCTACCATTCTTGATAAAGAGGAAGATGATCATGAAGAATGTGTCTAA